Proteins encoded within one genomic window of Saccharomyces paradoxus chromosome V, complete sequence:
- the SMB1 gene encoding mRNA splicing protein SMB1 (Core Sm protein Sm B~similar to YER029C): MSKIQVAHGSRLANLIDYKLRVLTQDGRVYIGQLMAFDKHMNLVLNECIEERVPKTQLDKLRPRKDSKDGTTLNIKVEKRVLGLTILRGEQILSTVVEDKPLLSKKERLVRDKKEKKQAQKQTKQRKEKEKKPGKIAKPNTANVKHTNNSAREIAQPSSSRYNGGNDSNSANRSRFNNEAPPQTRKFQPPPGFKRR, from the coding sequence atgagcaAAATACAGGTGGCACATGGCAGCCGACTAGCAAACCTCATCGATTATAAACTGAGGGTTCTCACTCAAGATGGCCGGGTTTACATTGGGCAACTGATGGCATTCGATAAACATATGAATTTAGTGTTGAATGAGTGCATAGAAGAAAGGGTACCCAAAACTCAATTAGATAAATTAAGACCGAGAAAAGATTCCAAAGATGGAACGACCTTGAATATCAAGGtagaaaaaagagtatTGGGCCTGACCATACTAAGAGGAGAACAGATTCTATCTACTGTGGTAGAGGACAAGCCGCTACTCTCTAAGAAGGAAAGACTGGTGAGAgataaaaaggaaaagaaacaagcGCAAAAGCAGACgaagcaaagaaaagagaaagaaaagaagccaGGAAAGATAGCTAAACCGAATACAGCCAATGTCAAGCATACTAATAACAGTGCTAGAGAAATCGCACAACCATCGTCGAGCAGGTACAATGGTGGCAACGATAGTAACAGCGCAAATAGGTCAAGGTTTAATAATGAAGCACCTCCTCAAACAAGGAAGTTTCAGCCTCCACCAggtttcaaaagaagataa
- the CHZ1 gene encoding Chz1p (Histone chaperone for Htz1p/H2A-H2B dimer~similar to YER030W), producing MEEKGETMSDETKEKREFEGQKETTHTKSEKSVEPKPKRRRRRNYDDYDAEVAKEETKANNDSTKTENKGAVEDSESDMDDAKLDALIGNEGEEEEDDLAEIDTSNIITSGRRTRGKVIDYKKTAEELDKKESSASSKNNVNHSDKEEDEEDDEDDDFKEQ from the coding sequence atggaagaaaagggAGAAACAATGTCCGACgaaacaaaggaaaaacgTGAATTTGAAGGCCAAAAGGAAACTACTCATACTAAATCCGAAAAGTCTGTGGAACCGAAGccgaaaagaagaagaagaagaaactatGACGATTATGATGCTGAAGTAGCAAAAGAGGAGACCAAGGCTAATAATGATTCCACAAAGACCGAAAATAAAGGTGCTGTTGAAGATTCTGAATCTGATATGGACGATGCCAAATTAGACGCCTTGATAGGAAATGAAggagaagaggaagaggacGATTTGGCGGAAATTGATACCTCTAATATCATCACATCTGGGAGAAGAACACGCGGCAAAGTAATCGACTATAAAAAAACTGCAGAGGAATTAGACAAGAAGGAATCTAGCGCGAGCTCTAAGAATAACGTAAATCACAgtgataaagaagaagacgaagaagacgatgaagacgatgatTTTAAAGAGCAATAG
- the YPT31 gene encoding Rab family GTPase YPT31 (Rab family GTPase~similar to YER031C) produces the protein MSSEDYGYDYDLLFKIVLIGDSGVGKSNLLSRFTKNEFNMDSKSTIGVEFATRTLEIDGKRIKAQIWDTAGQERYRAITSAYYRGAVGALIVYDISKSSSYENCNHWLSELRENADDNVAVGLIGNKSDLAHLRAVPTEESKTFAQENQLLFTETSALNSENVDKAFEELINTIYQKVSKHQMDLGDSSANGNANGASAPNGPTISLTPTPNENKKANGNNCC, from the coding sequence ATGAGCAGCGAGGACTACGGGTATGATTACGACCTACTATTCAAAATTGTGCTGATCGGCGATTCCGGGGTAGGGAAATCCAATCTATTATCAAGATTTACGAAGAACGAATTCAATATGGATTCAAAATCCACAATTGGGGTTGAATTCGCCACTAGAACTTTGGAAATTGATGGTAAGAGGATCAAGGCGCAGATCTGGGATACTGCGGGCCAGGAACGTTACAGAGCCATTACTTCTGCTTATTATAGAGGAGCTGTAGGTGCCTTGATCGTTTACGATATCAGTAAATCAAGCTCATATGAGAACTGTAACCATTGGTTATCGGAGCTAAGAGAAAACGCAGATGACAACGTCGCTGTGGGCCTTATCGGAAATAAGTCTGATCTTGCTCATTTACGTGCTGTACCTACGGAGGAGTCCAAGACTTTTGCCCAGGAAAACCAGCTATTATTCACAGAAACAAGTGCCTTGAACAGCGAAAATGTGGACAAGgcttttgaagaattaatCAATACCATTTACCAAAAGGTTAGCAAGCACCAAATGGACCTTGGAGATTCCAGTGCTAACGGAAATGCCAATGGTGCGTCTGCTCCTAATGGACCAACTATTAGCCTGACACCAACACCaaacgaaaacaaaaaggcCAATGGAAATAACTGTTGTTAA
- the FIR1 gene encoding Fir1p (Protein involved in 3' mRNA processing~similar to YER032W), which translates to MSLPVTPVKSKVCSALSMQHEMDHDQYRDLSYPRENQLAGVRPNNIENATIPRQSRSKNKKPHEHTQSQVRFSIPDPNEISQNSPLKIVFPKSGNEIEGKMSTSSLLMNSHGHLVDMHSKVLVDVPEEVWQFHHNRRMKCESKHRRTRSDIKSSENSSRKELNHSRSKSLQSIIVDTMNTYRATDADATFNENISNVSQVSPLNLSFDRPPPLTPEKNLYLTPESPLNRYHLPVPLEISLPPYLSPRNKHKKRSSLVYDGDGYSQFQESNTSSSTESSLEQPSSSYSDEDDSIPYAHHEVSFELNNPDTDKFLGIDENANVNLKIQRRNLKNPRHIKKKTNSGYEEENHEKNVSLKILSTPNKLIDIPDLEHMASPPSTGLNGTLKFFQQFEPNEEPMSPTRNINLKSLDKLDMSFKFPSSAVNNNLKEVHENRKSIGTNNEDFLKVDTSPVNQSFESRRQILMDLQKSPTNNDPRIHKHRRSRSVHNIDDTFINFEATSTPPAPASAPTLPVEDSIPCTSFDIPKRSPLRFTSSPKTSDMPPEVQSPNNGSSLQEFSVPSIQIIADESTSHKGESSLTERPEDEHDHDNLSIKDADQSIAIINETKSIPSVEPFKPLSSFNSFGQRIQNNESAALTQAPTELITKQAGYVTPHSIPFNVASSNSQSSQSGSSKSSSYNSEFSTNTAITDTTSQPSMTINRSGLQYNLTDRKKSIKNVGYGPPSQRNNYSPRKKDTPLERVNLEFNTIYEKRDGKMVEIILLDEDDDVSHKIKNTPRTKADQAQEAKIEQQKKRLSHCNEILGMCDKTADEAKRIIYQLVNEKPKFSDKGKQKKPKKSRVLPPLPFPLYDKNGNSLIPNKYQSNIHNDMQSHRKLK; encoded by the coding sequence ATGAGCCTGCCTGTCACGCCTGTCAAGAGCAAAGTGTGCAGCGCATTATCGATGCAACATGAGATGGACCATGATCAATACCGTGACCTGTCGTACCCACGCGAGAACCAACTCGCTGGTGTCAGACCTAATAATATAGAAAATGCTACTATACCGCGACAGAGCAGGAGCAAAAACAAGAAACCCCATGAACATACGCAATCGCAGGTTCGATTTTCCATTCCAGATCCAAATGAGATATCTCAGAACTCCCCATTGAAAATTGTATTTCCCAAGAGTGGAAATGAGATTGAAGGTAAAATGTCTACTTCATCATTACTTATGAATAGTCATGGTCATTTAGTCGACATGCACTCGAAAGTATTGGTCGATGTCCCAGAAGAAGTTTGGCAATTTCATCATAATAGAAGAATGAAATGTGAAAGCAAGCACCGCAGGACTCGTTCCGATATTAAATCTAGCGAAAATAGTAGCAGAAAGGAATTGAACCATTCCAGATCAAAATCATTACAGTCGATTATAGTGGATACGATGAATACATATCGTGCAACCGATGCTGATGCCACTTTTAACGAAAATATTAGTAATGTTAGTCAGGTATCTCCATTGAATTTATCATTTGACAGACCTCCTCCTTTAACACcagaaaagaatttataTCTTACTCCTGAATCCCCATTGAATAGATATCATTTACCAGTTCCATTGGAAATATCTCTACCGCCCTACTTATCTCCGCGAAACAAGCATAAAAAGAGAAGTAGCTTAGTTTACGATGGAGATGGCTATAGccaatttcaagaaagcAACACCTCATCCTCAACCGAATCTTCTCTAGAACAGCCCTCGTCGTCGTAttcagatgaagatgattcTATCCCATATGCCCATCATGAAGTATCCTTCGAATTAAACAATCCAGATACTGATAAGTTTCTTGGAATTGATGAGAACGCCAACGTCAATCTGAAAATACAAAGGAGAAATCTCAAAAACCCGCGACatatcaagaagaagacaaaTAGCGGGtatgaggaagaaaatcatgaaaaaaatgtatctTTAAAAATTCTATCGACTCCAAATAAACTGATAGACATCCCCGACTTAGAACACATGGCATCCCCGCCAAGCACAGGTTTAAATGGcactttgaaattcttcCAGCAGTTTGAACCTAATGAGGAACCAATGTCTCCAACTCGCAATATTAATCTTAAATCACTGGACAAACTCGATATGTCATTCAAGTTTCCCTCCAGTGCcgttaataataatttgaAGGAGGTACatgaaaatagaaaatctATAGGCACGAATAATGAAGATTTCCTGAAAGTTGATACTTCGCCTGTAAATCAATCATTTGAATCAAGAAGGCAAATATTAATGGACTTGCAAAAATCCCCAACAAACAATGATCCGAGAATACATAAGCATAGGAGAAGTAGGAGCGTTCATAATATTGATGACACTTTCATAAATTTTGAGGCGACCTCTACGCCCCCAGCTCCGGCCTCTGCTCCGACACTTCCTGTTGAAGATTCTATTCCATGCACTTCCTTTGACATACCTAAAAGGTCACCCTTACGATTCACATCATCTCCGAAGACATCTGATATGCCACCTGAAGTTCAGTCACCTAACAATGGCTCCTCccttcaagaattttcagTACCTTCAATTCAAATTATAGCAGATGAAAGTACTTCTCATAAAGGAGAATCATCACTTACTGAACGTCCAGAGGATGAACATGACCACGACAATCTTTCTATCAAAGATGCTGATCAATCTATTGCAATTATCAATGAAACAAAAAGTATTCCTTCGGTAGAGCCGTTCAAACCGCTATCTTCATTCAATTCATTTGGTCAACGaattcaaaataatgaatcGGCTGCTTTGACTCAGGCTCCTACAGAATTAATTACTAAGCAAGCAGGCTATGTGACTCCACATTCAATTCCATTCAACGTTGCATCTTCTAATAGCCAATCGTCACAATCAGGAAGTAGTAAATCCTCATCTTACAATTCCGAATTCTCTACCAATACTGCCATCACGGATACAACATCTCAACCTTCTATGACAATTAATAGATCTGGTTTACAATATAACCTTACagacagaaaaaaatcaattaaAAATGTAGGTTATGGCCCACCATCCCAGAGGAACAACTATTCCCCCAGGAAAAAGGATACCCCTTTGGAGAGGGTTAATTTAGAATTCAATACTATTTACGAAAAAAGAGATGGTAAAATGGTTGAGATTATTCTCTTAGATGAGGACGATGACGTAAGTCACAAAATTAAGAATACCCCACGAACAAAAGCCGATCAAGCTCAAGAAGCTAAAATTGAGCAGCAGAAGAAAAGACTAAGCCATTGCAACGAAATTTTGGGCATGTGTGATAAAACTGCAGATGAGGCAAAAAGAattatttatcaattgGTGAATGAGAAGCCTAAATTTTCAGACAAaggaaaacagaaaaaaccaaaaaagtCAAGAGTACTTCCACCATTACCTTTTCCTCTATATGATAAGAACGGGAACTCTCTAATCCCGAACAAGTACCAGTCCAATATTCACAACGACATGCAATCTCATCGCaagttaaaataa
- the ZRG8 gene encoding Zrg8p (similar to YER033C), with the protein MRSFIKAHKKSTSFDESPKRHSNFSSNTNNSSQRSSNDSLDFLPSTPSQMNYDNIPPAAKHSPGFESFHRLANKTSKLFKKTSNSNLNSHLASNSSTSSNQTTSSSFVLQNPPTKNSVPPPQLPPPLLPTSSTSSFSRHDNDNESTAYKKTSPTRDINKGTESLPAIKGTITHSWGDSKVESHVIILNDPASPASNASEATSSKQFKNSMVGNENPTSFTSPSNLEPAIRILNKNKGRQQENDEDTEDGLSKKEHHVYKALALAKNRNRQARIHSHDDIINLGKASQMDMSLLAAAFSGNSTTTINNDQSSNEQTDEKILDIERVTTTSTLTSSETTSPVNKSPCFYGQTLTLSPKIRQGDLLSLPSKGNKNEDQNETSDKKKARISLNRKEEKKIYSLNNNSDEYPVDEDEPNKVSDYNDETSEKDDDDDDDDDDDDDDESEFSFEYAGINVRTSSVKYYSKPEPVANVYIDDLYEDENFDDDMNCIEDDGSDTEGNEIHCLSTGFEETSLKSSKVKKYNDLFDLSDDDDEDGGDDDDNDGDDDGNNDNDSDYQEQSQSVKESYHGNHDEHYDNAVVGETLENVKKPIQKYNDLFDLSDEDEDEDEDKETSEQESYMFSDEAPSIDSGLTLNTKLTPGIYSQSNKNIIHDVKTNYPFSLRKNSSKNETENISAMKASLTLTNIRPTVTSFSDIFNVDDSASDTESDSGTNRNSNSLISSNSEKHSSLKISLYENKPEPYPSNHSHSQLPQTPAKIVITPSGSGVCSQACAIADDGDGEDDDDDTSSILRTPFQLLDSSHSNQLNYESPQYPVVINSPPLPPPARSQSLKYHDLNCDLDSEVPRPMSNLFFIDEAEEDEYNQKSKYLDYDYYDIDEINGIPEDFNFSDSEKDDLNSRTLKSPLRRGSKNREASPFSSVSSSFRSTHSFNGKLTINQGAKELAPMKNKIELTNKTVTFFNSNNWNTHDCNSLSRKSSSQMRDIKYQMHNVNQNSELSSLRSPQHQISNGLDEKCNDNFIISPNLAKTVTPTNSFNKPTPEFSTDYSLSPIQETPSSVQSSPRRT; encoded by the coding sequence ATGCGATCCTTTATAAAGGCCCATAAGAAGTCTACCTCGTTTGATGAAAGTCCCAAGCGACATAGCAACTTCAGTAGCAATACTAATAATAGCTCCCAAAGGTCAAGTAATGACTCCTTGGATTTTCTGCCATCCACTCCATCACAAATGAATTATGATAACATTCCACCAGCCGCAAAACACTCACCTGGATTTGAATCTTTTCATCGTTTGGCTAACAAGACTTCGAAGTTGTTTAAGAAAACTTCAAACTCGAATTTAAACTCCCATTTGGCTTCAAATTCAAGCACAAGCTCAAACCAGACGACTTCTAGCTCGTTTGTTCTCCAAAATCCACCCACAAAAAATTCTGTACCACCACCGCAGCTACCACCGCCGCTATTACCTACCtcttctacttcttctttttcacgTCATGACAATGACAATGAATCTACTGCatacaaaaaaacttcTCCCACAAGAGATATTAATAAAGGCACGGAATCTCTGCCTGCTATCAAGGGCACAATTACTCATTCATGGGGAGATTCCAAGGTTGAATCGCATGTAATAATATTGAACGATCCCGCTTCCCCAGCATCGAACGCTTCTGAAGCGACTTCTTCTAAGcaattcaaaaactcaATGGTTGGGAATGAAAACCCAACATCATTCACATCTCCATCTAATCTGGAACCTGCTATAAGGATActgaacaagaacaagGGTAGacaacaagaaaatgatgaagatacTGAGGATGGGCTTTCAAAGAAGGAACATCATGTCTATAAAGCACTGGCGCTCGctaaaaatagaaatagaCAAGCAAGAATCCATTCTCATGATGATATAATAAATTTGGGAAAGGCTTCCCAAATGGATATGAGTCTACTAGCGGCTGCGTTTTCCGGAAATTCGACCACTACCATCAATAACGACCAATCTTCCAACGAACAaactgatgaaaaaatactgGATATTGAAAGAGTTACCACTACTTCTACTTTAACTTCTTCTGAAACCACATCACCAGTAAACAAGTCTCCTTGCTTTTATGGTCAAACACTCACCCTCTCGCCCAAGATACGGCAAGGCGATTTGTTGTCATTACCTTCAAAAGGGAATAAAAACGAAGACCAAAATGAGACCTcagacaagaaaaaagcaagaaTTAGTCTAAACaggaaagaagagaagaaaatatattcGCTCAATAATAATTCTGATGAATATCCTGTCGATGAAGACGAACCCAATAAAGTCAGCGATTATAATGACGAGACCTCTGAAAAAgacgacgatgatgatgacgatgacgatgatgatgatgatgatgaatcaGAATTTTCGTTCGAGTATGCCGGTATAAACGTACGGACATCATCTGTCAAATATTATTCCAAGCCGGAACCAGTGGCTAATGTATATATAGACGATCTatatgaagatgaaaactTTGATGACGATATGAATTGCATAGAAGATGATGGGAGCGATACTGAAGGAAACGAGATACACTGTTTATCGACTGGATTCGAAGAAACATCCTTGAAAAGCAGCAAAGTCAAAAAGTACAATGATCTTTTTGACTTGagcgatgatgatgatgaggatggtggtgatgatgatgataatgatggtgatgatgacggtaataatgataatgacagTGATTATCAGGAACAATCTCAAAGCGTAAAAGAAAGTTATCATGGTAATCATGACGAACATTATGATAATGCCGTTGTTGGAGAGACGCTTGAGAATGTCAAGAAGCCTATCCAGAAATATAACGacctttttgatttgtctGATGAGGATGAGGACGAGGATGAGGACAAAGAGACGTCCGAACAAGAGTCGTATATGTTTTCAGATGAAGCTCCCAGTATAGACAGTGGACTAACATTGAATACAAAATTAACGCCGGGAATCTACAGCCAATCtaacaaaaatataatacaTGACGTAAAAACAAACTACCCTTTTTCTCTAAGAAAGAatagttcaaaaaatgaaaccgAGAATATTTCTGCGATGAAGGCTTCCCTTACACTTACTAATATCAGGCCAACCGTAACGTCATTTTCAGATATATTTAATGTTGATGATAGTGCAAGTGACACTGAAAGTGATTCTGGAACGAACAGAAATTCCAACAGTCTGATATCTAGTAATTCAGAAAAGCACTCCTCCCTGAAGATTTCTTTGTATGAAAACAAACCAGAACCATATCCCTCCAATCACTCTCATTCGCAGCTTCCTCAAACGCCCGCTAAGATTGTGATAACTCCAAGCGGCTCTGGTGTGTGTTCACAAGCCTGTGCAATCGCCGATGATGGTGATGGtgaagacgatgatgatgacacTAGTAGCATACTAAGAACTCcatttcaacttcttgaTTCGTCTCATTCAAATCAGCTTAATTATGAGAGCCCACAGTATCCTGTCGTGATCAACAGTCCACCACTTCCGCCGCCAGCTAGGTCTCAATCGCTAAAATATCATGACTTAAATTGCGATTTGGATTCAGAAGTCCCCAGACCAATGAGTAAcctcttttttattgatgaagctgaGGAAGACGAATACAATCAGAAGAGTAAATATTTGGATTATGACTACTACGACATCGATGAAATCAATGGCATCCCAGAGGATTTTAATTTCTCCGATTCTGAAAAAGACGACCTTAATTCTCGTACGCTGAAATCGCCTTTGCGGCGGGGCTCCAAAAATAGAGAGGCCTCACCCTTTTCATCTgtgtcatcttcttttagAAGTACACACAGTTTTAATGGGAAATTAACGATCAACCAAGGAGCTAAAGAATTAGCTCCCatgaaaaataagataGAGCTTACGAATAAGACGGTCACCTTTTTTAACAGTAATAATTGGAATACCCATGACTGCAACTCACTCTCTCGGAAATCTTCATCCCAAATGAGAGACATTAAATATCAAATGCATAATGTTAATCAAAATTCAGAACTTTCAAGTCTTCGTTCACCACAACatcaaatttcaaatggtTTAGATGAAAAATGCAATGACAACTTCATAATCTCTCCAAATTTAGCGAAAACTGTCACCCCAACTAATTCGTTCAATAAACCTACACCGGAGTTTTCAACCGACTACTCGTTGAGCCCTATTCAGGAGACACCATCTTCTGTCCAGAGCTCACCGAGGAGGACATAG
- a CDS encoding uncharacterized protein (similar to YER034W): protein MDAFSLKKDNRKKFQDKQKLKRKHATPSDRKYRVLNRQIEEKTATEEGEQDEEQPALKSNEDRYYEDPVLEDPGTAATSAEVNKVLKDVLKNRLQQNNGSTAVSNVANTDALKIKDLKQMGTDELNCWLGRQNATSAVTAAEPEPIVAPFYVQDDHDHAGKKIGPPSADLPEELETDQDFLDGLL from the coding sequence ATGGATGCATTCAGCTTGAAGAAGGATAATCggaaaaagtttcaagaCAAACAGAAactgaaaaggaaacatGCCACACCCAGCGATAGAAAGTACCGAGTATTGAACCGTCAAATAGAGGAGAAAACTGCCACGGAGGAGGGAGAGCAAGATGAGGAACAGCCTGCTTTGAAGTCAAACGAAGACAGGTACTACGAAGACCCAGTGCTCGAGGACCCGGGCACCGCAGCCACCAGCGCGGAGGTGAACAAAGTACTGAAGGACGTCCTCAAAAACCGGCTCCAACAGAACAACGGTAGCACCGCAGTTAGTAACGTTGCCAATACAGATGCATTGAAAATCAAGGACCTCAAGCAAATGGGTACCGATGAGCTTAATTGTTGGCTTGGGCGTCAGAATGCAACATCCGCAGTAACAGCGGCTGAGCCTGAGCCAATAGTCGCTCCGTTTTACGTACAAGATGATCATGATCATGCGGGCAAGAAGATCGGTCCCCCTTCGGCCGATCTACCGGAAGAACTAGAGACCGATCAGGATTTCCTCGATGGGTTGCTCTAA
- the EDC2 gene encoding Edc2p (RNA-binding protein that directly activates mRNA decapping~similar to YER035W), giving the protein MGPDTKNSATAKILTGESPPSAKEHMRPTKPQVLVPPAQSLPNGEKPNFGKSTKQRREPRERTSKTRHGDDKATMVTVNIDAFLYDKAPKKKSCKYKKKKSRQYQDTAAPIDSKPHAAGHTAFAGASFTTDIPHEAALPKPSFV; this is encoded by the coding sequence atgGGTCCCGATACCAAAAATTCTGCAACGGCCAAGATTCTCACAGGGGAAAGCCCTCCTTCCGCCAAGGAGCATATGCGTCCCACCAAACCTCAGGTATTAGTTCCACCGGCGCAAAGTCTGCCCAACGGTGAGAAGCCAAACTTCGGCAAGTCTACGAAGCAGCGGCGAGAACCTAGGGAACGCACCTCGAAGACAAGACACGGAGATGACAAAGCAACGATGGTGACTGTTAACATAGACGCCTTCCTGTACGATAAGGCccctaaaaaaaaatcctgcaaatacaagaagaaaaagtcaAGACAGTACCAGGACACAGCGGCGCCGATCGACTCGAAACCGCATGCAGCCGGCCATACGGCTTTTGCTGGCGCTTCCTTTACAACAGATATCCCACATGAAGCAGCATTACCCAAGCCTAGTTTTGTTTGA
- the ARB1 gene encoding ATP-binding cassette family ATPase ARB1 (ATPase of the ATP-binding cassette (ABC) family~similar to YER036C), with protein sequence MPPVSASKAKRDAKKAERDAKKAAAGKTIRKLGRKKEATAEESEVDAAAREIKMMKLQQDKDGLSDRVVTGVLSSLETSRDIKLSSVSLLFHGKVLIQDSGLELNYGRRYGLLGENGCGKSTFLKALATREYPIPEHIDIYLLDEPAEPSELSALDYVVTEAQNELKRIEDLVEKTILEDGPESELLEPLYERMDSLDPDTFESRAAIILIGLGFNKKTILKKTKDMSGGWKMRVALAKALFVKPTLLLLDDPTAHLDLEACVWLEEYLKRFDRTLVLVSHSQDFLNGVCTNMIDMRAQKLTAYGGNYDSYHKTRSELETNQMKQYNKQQEEIQHIKKFIASAGTYANLVKQAKSRQKILDKMEADGLVQPVVPDKVFSFRFPQVERLPPPVLAFDDISFHYESNPSENLYEHLNFGVDMDSRIALVGPNGVGKSTLLKIMTGELTPQSGRVSRHTHVKLGVYSQHSQDQLDLTKSALEFVRDKYSNISQDFQFWRGQLGRYGLTGEGQTVQMATLSEGQRSRVVFALLALEQPNVLLLDEPTNGLDIPTIDSLADAINEFNGGVVVVSHDFRLLDKIAQDIFVVENKTATRWDGSILQYKNKLAKNVVL encoded by the coding sequence ATGCCACCAGTATCTGCATCAAAGGCCAAGAGAGATGCTAAGAAAGCTGAAAGAGATGCTAAGAAAGCCGCTGCCGGTAAAACCATCAGAAAGCTAGGTAGAAAGAAGGAGGCCACTGCTGAAGAATCAGAAGTTGATGCCGCCGCTAGAGAAATcaagatgatgaagttgCAGCAAGATAAGGATGGTCTTTCAGATCGTGTTGTCACTGGTGTTTTGAGTTCATTGGAAACATCCCGTGATATTAAACTCTCTTCTGTTTCTTTACTGTTCCACGGTAAAGTTCTGATCCAGGATTCTGGTTTAGAATTAAACTACGGCCGTAGATATGGTCTTCTGGGAGAAAATGGTTGTGGTAAGTCCACGTTCTTGAAGGCTCTTGCTACTAGAGAATATCCTATTCCTGAGCatattgatatttatttattggATGAACCTGCAGAACCAAGTGAATTGTCTGCGTTGGATTACGTTGTCACTGAAGCTCAAAAcgaattgaaaagaatagaagATTTGGTCGAAAAGACTATCTTGGAGGATGGCCCTGAATCCGAGTTGTTGGAACCTTTATATGAAAGAATGGATTCTTTAGATCCAGACACTTTTGAATCTAGAGCTGCCATCATTTTGATCGGTCTGGGTTTCAACAAGAAGactattttgaagaaaacaaaagatatgTCCGGTGGATGGAAAATGCGTGTTGCTTTGGCAAAAGCTCTTTTTGTTAAGCCAACTCTATTATTGTTGGATGACCCTACTGCACATCTGGATTTGGAGGCCTGTGTTTGGCTAGAAGAATACTTAAAGAGATTTGACAGAACTTTAGTTTTGGTGTCTCACTCTCAAGATTTCTTGAACGGTGTCTGTACCAACATGATTGACATGAGAGCTCAAAAACTAACCGCTTACGGTGGTAATTATGATTCTTATCACAAGACAAGATCCGAATTGGAAACCAATCAAATGAAACAATACAATaaacaacaagaagaaattcaacatattaaaaaattcattgcATCTGCTGGTACTTATGCTAACTTGGTGAAACAAGCTAAATCTagacaaaaaattttggacAAGATGGAAGCAGATGGTTTAGTACAACCTGTTGTTCCTGACAAGGTTTTCTCATTTAGATTCCCACAAGTGGAAAGATTGCCACCACCAGTTTTAGCATTCGATGACATTTCATTTCATTATGAGAGCAACCCATCTGAAAACTTGTACGAACATTTGAACTTTGGTGTCGATATGGACTCGCGTATTGCCCTAGTCGGACCAAACGGTGTTGGTAAATCCACATTGTTGAAGATCATGACCGGTGAGCTTACCCCACAATCTGGTCGTGTGTCTAGACATACTCATGTCAAGTTGGGTGTCTACTCGCAACACTCCCAGGATCAACTAGACTTGACAAAATCTGCTCTGGAATTTGTTCGTGACAAGTACTCCAATATCTCACAAGATTTCCAATTCTGGAGAGGTCAACTAGGTCGCTACGGACTAACCGGGGAAGGTCAAACCGTTCAAATGGCTACTTTATCGGAAGGTCAACGTTCTCGTGTTGTTTTTGCTCTATTGGCTCTGGAACAACCAAATGTTCTACTATTGGATGAACCTACCAATGGTTTGGATATTCCAACCATCGACTCCTTAGCCGATGCCATAAATGAATTCAACGGTGGTGTAGTTGTCGTTTCGCATGATTTCAGATTATTAGACAAGATTGCCCAAGATATTTTCGTCGTGGAAAACAAGACCGCTACCAGATGGGACGGATCTATTCTGCAATATAAGAACAAATTGGCCAAGAACGTTGTTTTGTAA